A part of Nocardioides plantarum genomic DNA contains:
- a CDS encoding phosphatase PAP2 family protein — MYRRAIIVCIAVAATTGILAFVIAQRYDQPLLDPEGSFLGPSWIRLPALLSLCLALDLVPRMLWHSRLRRSAMLPVVRERLATHWTRDRITLVVLGVTCFYVTYVGYRNLKSALPFVRDFQDQDQMFDRELNTVDRVLLFGHRPGPLLHDLLGTNVAAHVLSTIYLLFVAMVPLLVMAWIVWSRRISFGYWFVASQCFAWALGTASYYALPTLGPAFYYQPGYTELAHTGTTDLLASLYKNRATLLNGSYDGQSVEGIVNSVAGFASLHCGITLLWALMVQFTVRNVWVKRIFWTNFGLTVVATLYFGWHYIADDIAGIMLALVSFYLGGLATGQRFDRHRARLETADEVVEEPPVGPPERMTPV, encoded by the coding sequence ATGTATCGCCGCGCCATCATCGTCTGCATCGCGGTCGCGGCCACCACCGGAATCCTCGCCTTCGTCATCGCGCAGCGCTACGACCAGCCGCTGCTCGACCCGGAGGGGTCGTTCCTAGGACCGTCCTGGATCCGGCTGCCGGCGCTGCTGTCGCTCTGCCTGGCGCTCGACCTCGTGCCCCGGATGCTGTGGCACTCCCGGCTGCGGCGCAGTGCGATGCTGCCCGTCGTGCGCGAGCGGCTCGCCACCCACTGGACCCGCGACCGGATCACCCTGGTCGTCCTGGGGGTCACCTGCTTCTACGTGACCTACGTCGGCTACCGCAACCTCAAGTCGGCGCTGCCGTTCGTGCGCGACTTCCAGGACCAGGACCAGATGTTCGACCGCGAGCTCAACACGGTCGACCGGGTGCTGCTGTTCGGCCACCGGCCCGGCCCGCTGCTCCACGACCTGCTCGGCACCAACGTCGCCGCCCACGTGCTGTCGACGATCTACCTGCTGTTCGTGGCGATGGTGCCGCTGCTGGTGATGGCCTGGATCGTCTGGTCGCGGCGGATCTCGTTCGGCTACTGGTTCGTGGCCTCCCAGTGCTTCGCCTGGGCCCTCGGCACCGCCTCCTACTACGCCCTGCCGACGTTGGGCCCGGCCTTCTACTACCAGCCCGGCTACACCGAGCTCGCGCACACCGGCACCACCGACCTGCTCGCCTCGCTCTACAAGAACCGCGCCACCCTGCTCAACGGCAGCTACGACGGCCAGAGCGTCGAGGGCATCGTCAACTCCGTCGCCGGGTTCGCGAGCCTCCACTGCGGCATCACCCTGCTCTGGGCACTGATGGTGCAGTTCACCGTCCGCAACGTCTGGGTCAAGCGGATCTTCTGGACCAACTTCGGCCTGACCGTCGTGGCGACCCTCTACTTCGGCTGGCACTACATCGCCGACGACATCGCCGGGATCATGCTCGCCCTCGTCTCGTTCTACCTCGGTGGCCTGGCCACCGGACAGCGTTTCGACCGCCACCGGGCACGGCTCGAGACGGCGGACGAGGTCGTCGAGGAGCCGCCGGTGGGTCCTCCCGAGCGAATGACACCGGTGTAG
- a CDS encoding ABC transporter permease: MRRTATLLGLAALPVAVLGVFFVLPVVGMVGRGFWPDGTFDPGAVAEVLTRPRVHRVLWFTVWTASVATALSVALGLPAAYVLHRLRFPGRGLVRGLLLVPFVLPTVVVGVAFRQLLRDGGPLGVLGLDGTPAGIVTALVFFNVAVVIRTVGATWEGLDHRPAEAAASLGAGPATVFRTVTLPALRPAIVSAASVVFLFCATAFGVVLTLGGSRYASVETEIYLLTTDLLDLPAAAALSVLQLVVVVGLLVVAGRARRTPDATTARSTAPAQPVRRRDLPQLAVTAALLAAVATPVVALVVGSLRTGGPGGGGWTLEHYRALSGRGGTPGDPTLVVPVLDALVTSLRVAVDATWMALLLGGLVAVVVTRRSRGRAERRLRGVLDGFFMLPLGVSAVTLGFGFLITLDSPPLDLRSSPLLVPLAQALVALPLVVRTLVPVLAGLDDRQRQAAASLGAGPLRVFATVDLPAAWRPVLAAAGFAFAVSLGEFGATSFLVRDEAPTMPVVIFRLIGHPGVGDYGAALAASVVLAATTAVVMLAVERLRVPALGAW, translated from the coding sequence ATGAGACGCACCGCGACCCTGCTCGGGCTCGCCGCGCTGCCGGTCGCGGTGCTCGGCGTCTTCTTCGTGCTGCCGGTCGTGGGCATGGTGGGGCGGGGGTTCTGGCCCGACGGGACGTTCGACCCCGGCGCGGTCGCCGAGGTCCTGACCCGGCCCCGGGTGCACCGCGTCCTCTGGTTCACCGTGTGGACCGCCTCGGTCGCCACGGCGCTCAGCGTCGCGCTCGGCCTCCCTGCGGCCTACGTGCTGCACCGGCTGCGCTTCCCGGGGCGCGGCCTGGTGCGGGGGCTGCTGCTGGTGCCGTTCGTGCTGCCGACGGTGGTGGTGGGCGTGGCGTTCCGGCAGCTGCTGCGTGACGGCGGCCCGCTCGGCGTGCTGGGTCTCGACGGCACCCCCGCCGGCATCGTCACCGCGCTGGTGTTCTTCAACGTGGCCGTGGTGATCCGCACCGTCGGGGCCACCTGGGAGGGCCTCGACCACCGCCCGGCCGAGGCGGCCGCCTCGCTGGGCGCCGGTCCCGCCACGGTCTTCCGCACGGTCACCCTGCCGGCGCTGCGACCGGCGATCGTGTCGGCGGCCAGCGTGGTGTTCCTGTTCTGTGCGACGGCGTTCGGCGTCGTGCTCACGCTGGGCGGCTCGCGCTACGCGTCGGTCGAGACCGAGATCTACCTGCTCACCACCGACCTGCTCGACCTGCCCGCCGCCGCAGCGCTCTCGGTGCTCCAGCTGGTCGTCGTCGTGGGTCTGCTCGTCGTCGCCGGTCGCGCGCGCCGTACGCCGGACGCCACCACGGCCCGCTCGACCGCCCCCGCCCAGCCCGTACGACGCCGCGACCTGCCCCAGCTCGCCGTCACCGCCGCGCTGCTCGCGGCGGTGGCCACCCCGGTGGTCGCGCTCGTCGTCGGCTCGCTGCGCACCGGGGGACCGGGGGGCGGCGGGTGGACCCTCGAGCACTACCGCGCCCTCTCGGGTCGCGGCGGGACGCCCGGCGACCCGACCCTGGTCGTCCCGGTGCTCGACGCGCTCGTCACCAGCCTGCGGGTCGCCGTCGACGCGACCTGGATGGCGCTGCTGCTCGGGGGGCTCGTGGCGGTCGTCGTCACCCGCCGGTCGCGCGGGCGCGCCGAGCGCCGGCTGCGCGGGGTGCTCGACGGCTTCTTCATGCTGCCGCTGGGCGTCTCGGCGGTGACACTGGGCTTCGGCTTCCTGATCACCCTCGACTCGCCGCCGCTCGACCTGCGCAGCTCCCCGCTCCTGGTGCCTCTAGCCCAGGCCCTGGTGGCGCTGCCCCTCGTCGTCCGCACGCTGGTGCCGGTGCTCGCCGGCCTCGACGACCGGCAGCGCCAGGCCGCGGCGTCACTGGGCGCCGGTCCGCTGCGCGTGTTCGCCACCGTCGACCTGCCGGCCGCGTGGCGTCCGGTGCTGGCTGCGGCGGGCTTCGCGTTCGCGGTGTCGCTGGGGGAGTTCGGCGCGACGTCGTTCCTCGTGCGCGACGAGGCGCCGACCATGCCGGTCGTGATCTTCCGGCTGATCGGGCACCCCGGGGTCGGCGACTACGGTGCGGCGCTGGCCGCCTCCGTCGTGCTCGCGGCCACGACGGCCGTCGTGATGCTCGCGGTCGAGCGGCTCCGTGTCCCCGCTCTCGGAGCGTGGTGA
- a CDS encoding ABC transporter ATP-binding protein, producing MVRAVLTLDHLHVDYDGVPAVVDASLEVPDGSVVAVLGPSGCGKSTLLRAVAGLERPTTGTIAWDGTDLVGTPTHQRGFALMFQDGQLFGHLTVARNVGYPLRVRSRRSRQSRGARPPMAGRVAELLALVGLEGYADRLPATLSGGERQRVALARSLAADPRLLLLDEPLSALDTGLRERLAADLRDILRTAGTTTLVVTHDQEEAFALADRLVVMRDGRIVQQGDIAQVWARPVDAATALFLGYARVLEGRPAALVLEAAGLPPAPAVAVRRSALTLEPAGRLEGEVRSARATPDHLRLVIAVDGVGEVDAVAGPGSTAAPGDRVRLGVDPARTAPIGAGPSSLLD from the coding sequence GTGGTGAGAGCAGTGCTCACCCTCGACCACCTCCACGTCGACTACGACGGCGTCCCCGCCGTCGTCGACGCCAGCCTCGAGGTGCCCGACGGCAGCGTCGTCGCGGTCCTCGGCCCGTCCGGGTGCGGCAAGTCGACGCTTCTGCGCGCCGTCGCGGGCCTCGAGCGCCCCACCACCGGCACCATCGCCTGGGACGGCACGGACCTCGTCGGCACGCCGACCCACCAGCGAGGCTTCGCCCTGATGTTCCAGGACGGGCAGCTCTTCGGCCACCTCACCGTCGCGCGCAACGTCGGGTACCCGCTGCGGGTGCGGTCCCGACGGTCCCGACAGTCTCGAGGGGCACGACCACCGATGGCCGGGCGGGTGGCCGAGCTGCTCGCGCTCGTCGGGCTCGAGGGGTACGCCGACCGGCTCCCCGCCACGCTGTCCGGCGGCGAGCGGCAGCGGGTGGCGCTGGCCCGGTCGCTAGCCGCCGACCCCCGGCTGCTGCTCCTCGACGAGCCGCTCTCGGCGCTCGACACGGGGCTGCGCGAGCGCCTGGCCGCCGACCTGCGCGACATCCTGCGCACCGCCGGCACCACCACCCTCGTCGTCACCCACGACCAGGAGGAGGCGTTCGCCCTGGCCGACCGGCTCGTCGTGATGCGCGACGGCCGCATCGTGCAGCAGGGCGACATCGCCCAGGTGTGGGCGCGCCCGGTCGACGCCGCGACGGCGCTCTTCCTGGGCTACGCCCGGGTGCTCGAGGGCCGCCCCGCCGCCCTCGTGCTCGAGGCCGCCGGCCTGCCGCCCGCGCCGGCGGTCGCCGTACGCCGCTCGGCCCTGACGCTCGAGCCCGCCGGCCGGCTCGAGGGCGAGGTCCGCTCGGCCCGGGCCACCCCCGACCACCTGCGCCTGGTGATCGCGGTCGACGGCGTCGGCGAGGTCGACGCGGTCGCGGGCCCGGGCAGCACGGCCGCCCCCGGCGACCGGGTCCGGCTGGGCGTCGATCCCGCCCGCACGGCGCCGATCGGCGCCGGACCGAGCAGCCTCCTAGACTGA